From a single Labrenzia sp. PHM005 genomic region:
- a CDS encoding alkene reductase, giving the protein MSDTTLFSPASAGAIDLKNRIVMAPLTRNRARAEDDAPFELQAKYYEQRASAGLIITEASQISPQGKGYAWTPGIYSDAQIEGWKKVTDAVHAKGGKIVIQLWHVGRISHPVLQPGGADPVAPSAISAEAKTFDGQSFIETTTPRALETGEIAGIVEDYRKATLNAKAAGFDGVEIHAANGYLIDQFLKDGANQRTDEYGGSIDNRTRFLKEVVDTVTGAWSADRVGIRLSPFSNANNITESDPQAVFTHVIKLLNGYGLAYLHLVEGQTGGPREIPEGGDLAKLYALFDGAKMGNNGYDRQMALDAIDDGGLDLVAIGRPFISNPDLVDRLEKDAPLNPLDPETLYGGGEKGYLDYPTLAESAVAAE; this is encoded by the coding sequence ATGTCCGACACAACGTTGTTTTCTCCGGCTAGTGCCGGAGCCATAGATCTGAAAAACAGAATAGTCATGGCACCGCTCACCCGGAACCGAGCTCGGGCCGAAGACGATGCGCCGTTTGAATTGCAAGCCAAGTATTACGAGCAGCGTGCTAGCGCGGGCTTGATCATCACCGAGGCCTCGCAGATTTCCCCGCAAGGGAAAGGGTATGCCTGGACCCCTGGCATCTATTCCGACGCTCAAATCGAGGGTTGGAAGAAGGTTACAGATGCGGTTCACGCCAAAGGCGGCAAAATCGTCATTCAGCTGTGGCATGTCGGCCGGATTTCTCATCCGGTTCTTCAGCCGGGCGGGGCAGATCCGGTGGCGCCATCTGCGATTTCAGCGGAAGCAAAGACTTTTGATGGGCAGAGCTTCATTGAAACCACAACGCCGCGAGCGCTTGAGACCGGCGAGATTGCTGGCATTGTTGAGGACTATCGCAAAGCCACTTTGAACGCCAAGGCCGCCGGTTTCGATGGTGTCGAGATTCACGCGGCCAACGGATATCTGATCGATCAGTTCCTGAAGGATGGTGCGAACCAACGGACGGATGAATACGGCGGCTCGATCGATAACCGGACCCGGTTCTTGAAAGAGGTTGTCGATACTGTGACCGGTGCCTGGAGCGCGGACCGTGTCGGGATCCGGCTAAGTCCATTCTCCAATGCTAATAACATTACTGAGAGCGATCCGCAGGCGGTCTTCACCCACGTGATAAAGCTGCTCAATGGATACGGCCTGGCGTATCTCCATCTTGTCGAAGGCCAGACAGGCGGCCCACGTGAGATCCCAGAAGGCGGTGATCTGGCAAAGCTCTATGCCCTGTTTGACGGCGCGAAGATGGGCAACAACGGGTATGACCGGCAGATGGCGTTGGATGCTATCGACGATGGTGGTTTGGATCTGGTTGCGATCGGCCGTCCGTTTATTTCAAATCCCGATCTGGTTGATCGGCTGGAAAAGGATGCACCGCTCAATCCGCTCGACCCGGAAACGCTCTATGGTGGCGGCGAAAAGGGATATCTCGACTACCCGACACTGGCCGAAAGCGCTGTTGCTGCGGAATAA
- a CDS encoding TetR/AcrR family transcriptional regulator, whose product MSETADIQKTTTRGQGPGRPREFDEAKALEVALNVFWQKGFEAASLEDLTKAMGLSRSSFYGTFGSKQALFQRALAHYSRNALNNLQAVADTSGEDPVGAMVEALANPQGGSRGCMLINCITELAPHDEEVARIGRQHLESIEEILAKSIDPEHPEAARDSASAYASLAIGTLALRKAGFPAERIAKTLAQAKSVVST is encoded by the coding sequence ATGAGCGAGACAGCCGACATACAAAAGACCACCACCCGCGGGCAGGGACCTGGCCGGCCGCGGGAATTCGACGAAGCGAAAGCGCTCGAAGTGGCGTTGAATGTGTTTTGGCAAAAAGGCTTTGAAGCCGCGTCTCTTGAAGACCTCACCAAGGCAATGGGGCTGAGCCGGTCAAGCTTCTACGGGACCTTCGGCAGCAAACAGGCGCTGTTTCAGCGGGCATTGGCGCATTATTCGCGCAATGCTCTGAACAACCTGCAGGCTGTCGCCGATACCTCCGGAGAAGATCCTGTAGGGGCGATGGTCGAAGCACTCGCCAATCCTCAGGGCGGCTCCCGCGGCTGCATGCTGATCAATTGCATCACAGAATTGGCGCCGCATGACGAAGAAGTTGCCCGCATTGGCCGGCAGCATCTGGAATCCATTGAGGAAATCTTGGCGAAGTCCATAGATCCGGAACATCCGGAGGCTGCCCGCGATAGCGCCAGCGCCTACGCCTCGCTCGCAATCGGAACCTTGGCATTGCGCAAAGCCGGTTTTCCGGCTGAGAGGATTGCCAAGACACTCGCTCAGGCGAAATCGGTCGTGTCCACATAA
- a CDS encoding ABC transporter substrate-binding protein → MMQLHARLKKMAGAVLGSLLISAASTQAQETPKLTVGLMATLSGPAAIYGEHMRDGFMLAVKQSNGALGGLETNVLITDDKLDPDYAADKAMQLIEVNGIDVLVGVNFSKVMLAVHDPVVRSRTLFIGTSSGPAPIAGRACNRYFYSTASQDDQVHETMGRYASLKGYQRVVTIAPDYEAARDAIAAFQRHFKGQIARELYPKLGQTEFSSEFAQIEEIGPDAIYAFMPSGMGVALVRQFHTSGLKGLIPFLSARTIDGVSLPYLAETAEGLMSASPWAPNLDNPANKRFMREFYRAYGYQPSVYAAQGYDAAKFLHFSLELTGGLKDTETLISAMNAAPFESVRGDFRFNDNQFPIQDFYLVEGVRRTSKLYEMEATARVFDDVGDAYSGSCRM, encoded by the coding sequence ATGATGCAATTGCACGCGCGGTTGAAGAAAATGGCCGGAGCGGTTTTGGGCAGCCTTCTTATCAGCGCCGCGTCAACTCAGGCCCAAGAAACACCAAAACTGACCGTAGGGCTAATGGCGACCCTATCTGGGCCTGCTGCCATTTATGGCGAACATATGCGGGACGGCTTCATGCTGGCGGTCAAACAGTCCAATGGCGCCCTGGGCGGACTGGAAACCAATGTTCTTATTACAGATGACAAGCTTGATCCGGATTATGCCGCCGACAAGGCCATGCAGCTGATTGAGGTCAACGGCATTGATGTTTTGGTCGGAGTGAATTTTTCAAAGGTCATGCTGGCGGTTCATGATCCCGTCGTTCGGTCGCGGACCTTGTTTATTGGTACGAGTTCCGGTCCGGCCCCGATCGCCGGGCGTGCCTGCAACCGGTATTTTTATTCGACCGCCTCGCAGGACGATCAGGTTCATGAAACCATGGGCCGCTATGCCAGCCTGAAAGGGTACCAGCGGGTTGTCACCATAGCTCCGGACTATGAAGCTGCCCGTGATGCGATCGCGGCCTTCCAGCGGCACTTCAAAGGACAGATCGCACGGGAACTCTACCCGAAACTGGGGCAAACTGAGTTTTCCAGTGAGTTCGCCCAAATCGAGGAGATTGGTCCGGATGCCATATATGCCTTCATGCCGTCAGGTATGGGGGTCGCCCTTGTGCGTCAGTTTCACACATCCGGCTTAAAAGGGCTCATCCCATTTTTGTCGGCCCGCACCATCGATGGTGTGTCTCTGCCATATCTCGCGGAAACCGCGGAGGGGTTGATGTCGGCGTCGCCTTGGGCCCCCAATTTGGACAATCCCGCCAACAAACGCTTCATGCGTGAGTTCTACCGGGCGTACGGCTATCAGCCGTCTGTCTATGCCGCACAAGGTTATGATGCGGCGAAGTTTTTGCATTTCTCGCTGGAGCTGACCGGAGGTCTCAAAGACACCGAAACGCTGATTTCGGCGATGAACGCTGCGCCCTTTGAAAGTGTGCGCGGTGATTTCCGCTTCAACGACAATCAGTTCCCGATCCAGGACTTTTATCTGGTGGAAGGCGTGCGCCGGACAAGCAAGCTCTATGAAATGGAGGCGACTGCCCGGGTGTTCGACGATGTCGGGGATGCCTATTCCGGATCCTGCCGGATGTAG
- a CDS encoding SH3 domain-containing protein, with protein sequence MKAVSAQTHVCDPHTEGTPDNAKEQSFSIQADLTKDLGEETETPIDRLHAGSDEHDPSELAARILQLHAANDAALPQRTKRPELRWEDDDLLQMPVVFASDSASEWHSKDHQQTFRPSQPTRYGPSFRALLASTVLLAAAGSGAIALGLPDMVGNADTKVLEVQTTNISAAPKEDRFAGVSTSLSSSSPNSAKPKQIEKAKDRIRQAFVDTSPKSRNQSTDISGRTAPQSTIPSSSTTADVPSLPLAPPPEALAAIPKTGSIPPAVLKEPAKATLEPTLSDTSLPDKSDGGKRPELPQQEVQKEHHSEAPSKTTAGKDAGPSNSGIVTASVNLRQTDKKNGKIIGTVPEGTEIQYETCGKWWCEIVYEGKTGFVGQKFVQR encoded by the coding sequence ATGAAAGCTGTATCCGCCCAAACTCATGTTTGCGATCCTCATACCGAGGGCACACCGGACAATGCAAAAGAACAGTCTTTCTCAATCCAGGCAGACCTAACAAAAGACCTTGGTGAGGAGACAGAAACACCCATTGATCGCCTACATGCTGGATCTGATGAGCACGATCCCAGTGAGCTGGCCGCCCGAATTTTGCAGCTGCATGCGGCAAATGATGCCGCTCTTCCCCAGCGCACAAAACGGCCGGAACTGCGTTGGGAAGATGATGATCTGCTGCAAATGCCGGTTGTCTTTGCCTCAGATTCAGCTAGCGAATGGCATTCAAAAGACCACCAACAGACTTTTCGCCCATCCCAACCGACGCGTTATGGCCCTTCGTTTAGAGCCCTTCTTGCCAGTACGGTTCTTCTGGCAGCCGCGGGCAGCGGAGCCATTGCATTGGGACTACCAGATATGGTGGGCAATGCAGACACAAAGGTGTTGGAGGTTCAGACTACGAACATTTCCGCTGCCCCAAAAGAAGACCGGTTCGCAGGTGTTTCCACGTCTCTGAGTTCGTCATCCCCCAACTCAGCCAAACCGAAACAAATTGAAAAGGCGAAGGATCGCATCCGGCAGGCGTTTGTAGATACATCTCCAAAATCTCGGAACCAGTCGACCGATATTTCCGGGCGCACTGCTCCCCAATCGACCATTCCATCTTCAAGCACAACGGCCGATGTCCCGTCCCTTCCCCTCGCGCCGCCACCCGAAGCCTTGGCAGCGATCCCCAAAACAGGCTCGATCCCTCCTGCTGTATTGAAAGAACCAGCGAAAGCAACGCTTGAGCCGACCCTTTCTGACACCTCCTTGCCGGACAAAAGTGATGGCGGGAAAAGGCCGGAACTCCCTCAGCAAGAGGTCCAGAAGGAGCACCACTCAGAAGCCCCCTCCAAAACAACAGCCGGCAAGGATGCAGGTCCGTCGAACTCAGGCATTGTGACGGCCTCTGTCAACCTCCGGCAAACGGACAAGAAAAACGGCAAGATCATCGGCACAGTCCCGGAAGGCACCGAAATCCAATATGAGACTTGCGGCAAATGGTGGTGCGAAATTGTCTATGAGGGCAAGACTGGTTTTGTCGGCCAGAAATTCGTCCAGCGATAA
- a CDS encoding lytic murein transglycosylase, with the protein MTGRILPSKLFAAAALASFTLAASPAAAQQCGGDFRQFLAGVKQEAVSKGLSARAADQTLSGAQIDRKVLSRDRAQGVFKMTFLDFSKRVISGYRMKNGAANMKKYSSVFDRTEREYGVPAPVITAFWALETDFGAVQGDFNTVNALATLAHDCRRPELFRPQLIAAIEMVQHGDLDPRRTTGAWAGEIGMVQMLPEDIIKFGKDGDGDGHVRLKKSAPDAILTAGAFINHLGWTAGQPWLQEVTVPKNLNWAETGLGKTKSGSDWAALGVQPRWGQISGNLPASLLLPQGRKGPAFLAYPNYNIYLEWNQSFIYTTSAAYFATRLAGAPRYNAGNPDQGLNDAQMKQLQTKLRNMGYDVGKIDGILGSGTRGAVQAVQQKLGMPADAWPTPALLNKL; encoded by the coding sequence ATGACCGGCCGTATTTTGCCCAGTAAACTCTTTGCCGCAGCCGCACTGGCGAGTTTTACGCTTGCCGCTTCACCGGCGGCAGCCCAGCAATGCGGCGGCGACTTCCGGCAGTTTCTGGCGGGTGTGAAACAGGAAGCCGTTTCAAAAGGCCTGTCCGCCAGAGCCGCCGATCAGACACTGTCAGGCGCCCAGATCGACCGCAAGGTTCTGTCCCGCGACCGGGCGCAAGGCGTCTTCAAGATGACATTCCTGGATTTTTCCAAGCGGGTGATCTCCGGTTACCGGATGAAAAACGGCGCCGCCAACATGAAAAAATATTCCAGCGTTTTTGACCGCACAGAACGCGAATATGGCGTCCCGGCACCTGTGATCACCGCCTTCTGGGCATTGGAGACCGATTTTGGCGCTGTCCAGGGTGACTTCAACACAGTCAACGCTCTGGCAACACTGGCTCATGACTGCCGCCGTCCGGAACTCTTCCGTCCCCAGCTGATCGCCGCCATCGAAATGGTTCAACATGGTGATCTCGATCCGCGCCGCACCACCGGCGCCTGGGCCGGGGAAATCGGCATGGTTCAGATGCTGCCCGAAGACATCATCAAGTTCGGCAAGGACGGTGATGGTGACGGCCATGTGCGCCTTAAGAAAAGTGCACCGGATGCGATCCTGACGGCGGGCGCCTTCATCAACCATCTCGGCTGGACGGCAGGCCAGCCGTGGCTGCAGGAAGTCACTGTGCCCAAAAACCTCAATTGGGCGGAGACCGGCCTGGGCAAAACAAAGTCCGGCAGCGATTGGGCCGCGCTCGGTGTGCAGCCACGCTGGGGCCAGATATCCGGCAATCTGCCGGCCTCACTGCTGCTGCCGCAGGGCCGCAAGGGACCGGCTTTCCTCGCCTATCCGAACTACAACATCTATCTGGAATGGAATCAGTCGTTCATCTACACGACATCGGCTGCCTATTTCGCAACCCGGCTGGCCGGTGCACCACGCTACAACGCTGGAAATCCGGATCAAGGCCTGAACGATGCGCAGATGAAACAGCTGCAAACCAAATTGCGGAACATGGGCTATGATGTCGGCAAGATCGACGGCATTTTGGGCTCCGGCACCCGCGGCGCCGTTCAGGCCGTGCAGCAAAAACTCGGCATGCCGGCCGATGCCTGGCCGACGCCAGCATTGTTGAACAAACTCTGA
- a CDS encoding SMR family transporter translates to MQAVTLSTYLFLGAAIVAEVIATSALARAENFTKLLPTVITIAGYALSFWLLSFPIRVLPTGIVYAVWSGAGIVLITMVAWFLFDQKLDVPALLGLGLIIAGVIVINVFSKSVGH, encoded by the coding sequence ATGCAGGCGGTTACACTCAGCACCTACTTGTTTTTGGGGGCTGCTATTGTCGCGGAGGTGATTGCGACCTCCGCTCTTGCAAGGGCTGAGAATTTCACCAAGCTGCTGCCGACGGTCATCACGATTGCCGGCTATGCGCTGTCATTTTGGCTGCTGTCGTTTCCGATCCGTGTGCTGCCGACGGGCATCGTCTATGCGGTCTGGTCCGGAGCAGGCATCGTTCTGATCACAATGGTCGCCTGGTTTCTTTTTGATCAGAAACTGGATGTCCCCGCCCTCCTCGGCCTTGGCCTGATCATCGCCGGGGTCATTGTGATCAACGTCTTTTCCAAGTCGGTGGGGCATTAG